One part of the Macrobrachium nipponense isolate FS-2020 chromosome 38, ASM1510439v2, whole genome shotgun sequence genome encodes these proteins:
- the LOC135209600 gene encoding uncharacterized protein LOC135209600 has translation MVGSYSALKRPAVKMRLLVIFVIAAVAAALPRKPTKDFPKKYNSTLDGLKDTYGTYEETPAGDLVVPAETPFLDALLPPSSYDAYFERQPEDPILPPEGSSYTGVNESSEGEALVPPPVDTYSAHSGSGHFDLVPPPVSPQEPEGQKSYVSYEEGGQESLAVPALSTYAQSPSDKSGADVLASLASMVHALPTPSTYESYDPTITFEDDPNAPSLILRPPRAQENPEPSHSSYSEVADDQPTLTPEQIMAVQEALIPLPVYDLIPPTL, from the coding sequence GTTATCTTCGTCATAGCAGCAGTTGCTGCGGCCCTGCCAAGGAAACCCACCAAGGACTTCCCGAAGAAGTATAACTCGACTTTGGACGGTCTCAAGGACACCTATGGAACTTACGAAGAAACGCCAGCCGGGGACTTGGTTGTACCTGCTGAGACACCCTTCCTTGACGCTCTTCTCCCTCCTTCATCCTACGACGCCTACTTTGAACGACAGCCAGAGGACCCCATCCTTCCCCCTGAAGGATCTTCTTACACGGGCGTGAACGAAAGCTCTGAAGGAGAAGCCCTCGTGCCCCCACCAGTAGATACCTATTCTGCACACTCAGGTAGCGGCCATTTCGACCTCGTGCCTCCCCCTGTCTCCCCCCAGGAACCAGAGGGCCAGAAATCCTACGTATCCTACGAAGAAGGTGGTCAGGAATCATTAGCCGTTCCAGCCCTGTCCACCTATGCGCAAAGCCCCTCAGACAAGTCGGGTGCTGATGTACTGGCATCCTTGGCTTCTATGGTACACGCCCTTCCCACACCCAGTACCTACGAGAGCTACGATCCCACGATCACCTTCGAAGACGACCCCAACGCTCCATCTCTCATCCTTCGCCCTCCAAGAGCTCAGGAGAACCCCGAGCCAAGCCACAGCTCGTACTCCGAAGTAGCAGATGACCAGCCCACACTCACTCCTGAGCAGATCATGGCTGTCCAAGAGGCATTGATCCCACTGCCTGTGTATGATCTGATCCCTCCCACCTTGTAA